From a region of the Vibrio orientalis CIP 102891 = ATCC 33934 genome:
- the vxrA gene encoding sensor histidine kinase VxrA, with translation MFALIKTTIKTLSISLILLSGHAYSESLPERIDQFVDLFDQEKATASYDIRSLQTDYPTRLLTPESMLPQTSAYPLKDIQRLYQLAKNCTGKLPLSPLITEPLVYTRAMCKGNRLTNKWFTRSALIHPGGGTYASRYVDVYPDRKDELQQYMHIKERSLAPDSTLLGRLQRMNEDAIIALISGSSMFIERDELWLRQSDNYLIFPEHIWKRNVETAGLSFTLRQESSSCFVRRGNLCWDAKDHSDLLRMSMVALVIANIFLVLGWSVYRWNTKRQEMKSRMLILQILTHELRTPIASLSLTVEGFRREFEQLPETVYDEFRRLCEDSRRLRQLAEASKDYLQSDNKPLATDWVPSVKEWLEFKIEEEFNNNIEFVINEDIAAKLNVYWLGTCIDNLIRNAVKYGVAPVVLDVTTSKQKITVKVIDQGELSSKDWRQLRKPFVSKSGLGLGLTIVESMVGRMGGKMSLVGPPTTFILEIPCETDTASC, from the coding sequence ATTTTTGCATTGATTAAAACGACGATAAAAACACTGTCAATCTCGTTGATACTACTAAGTGGTCACGCGTATTCAGAGTCATTACCAGAACGTATTGACCAGTTCGTCGATCTTTTTGATCAAGAGAAAGCGACTGCCTCGTATGATATTCGCAGTCTACAAACAGATTACCCGACACGCCTACTGACACCTGAGTCTATGTTGCCTCAGACTTCTGCGTATCCATTAAAAGATATCCAGAGGCTTTACCAACTTGCCAAAAACTGTACTGGTAAATTACCCCTAAGCCCGCTAATTACAGAACCGCTGGTATATACACGCGCAATGTGTAAGGGTAATAGGTTAACGAACAAGTGGTTCACCCGTAGTGCATTAATACACCCGGGCGGTGGTACGTATGCGAGTCGCTATGTTGATGTTTATCCAGATAGAAAGGATGAACTTCAACAATACATGCATATTAAAGAACGTTCTCTAGCGCCTGACTCGACATTGCTAGGCCGCTTACAACGCATGAATGAAGACGCTATTATTGCTCTCATTTCAGGTTCGAGCATGTTTATTGAACGCGATGAGCTCTGGCTGAGACAAAGTGATAATTATCTGATTTTCCCAGAGCACATCTGGAAACGAAATGTTGAAACGGCAGGGTTGTCGTTTACCCTTCGTCAAGAGTCGAGCAGCTGTTTCGTGCGCAGAGGCAATCTCTGTTGGGATGCCAAAGATCATTCAGATCTATTACGCATGAGTATGGTGGCGCTTGTTATTGCCAACATTTTTCTGGTGCTAGGTTGGTCGGTATACCGCTGGAATACCAAGCGACAAGAGATGAAAAGTCGAATGCTCATCTTACAGATTCTTACGCATGAGCTTCGCACGCCAATTGCCAGCTTATCGTTAACTGTAGAAGGGTTTAGGCGAGAGTTTGAGCAGCTACCGGAAACGGTTTATGATGAGTTTCGCCGATTATGTGAAGACTCCAGACGTTTAAGGCAGTTGGCGGAAGCGAGTAAAGACTACTTACAATCAGACAATAAGCCGCTAGCAACTGATTGGGTTCCATCAGTGAAAGAGTGGCTTGAATTTAAGATTGAAGAAGAATTCAATAACAATATCGAATTCGTTATCAATGAAGATATTGCGGCCAAACTTAATGTATATTGGTTAGGCACGTGTATAGACAATTTAATTCGCAATGCTGTTAAGTACGGCGTTGCGCCTGTGGTGCTAGATGTCACCACTTCTAAGCAAAAGATTACGGTTAAGGTGATTGACCAAGGTGAGCTGTCTTCAAAAGATTGGCGTCAGCTCAGAAAACCTTTTGTAAGTAAAAGCGGCCTTGGTTTAGGCTTAACCATCGTTGAATCAATGGTCGGACGAATGGGCGGTAAAATGTCTTTAGTTGGTCCACCGACAACGTTTATTTTGGAGATACCCTGTGAAACAGACACTGCTTCTTGTTGA
- a CDS encoding late competence development ComFB family protein, with translation MQISVDVHNYMETLVGQVLATPEFVENFDHEQLADLACLALSQLRPVYIRHDIDFLSALPEERLVTLKEYAESAVIAAKSMIIDDRRKDRKDDIPVIFSKQKFDDDIELEWFERPILQKE, from the coding sequence ATGCAAATAAGTGTTGATGTACATAATTATATGGAGACTTTGGTGGGGCAGGTATTAGCAACGCCTGAGTTTGTTGAAAACTTTGATCATGAACAGTTGGCAGACCTTGCTTGCCTTGCGTTAAGTCAACTTAGACCTGTTTACATTAGACACGATATCGACTTTCTATCGGCGCTTCCTGAAGAGCGACTTGTTACCCTAAAAGAATACGCAGAAAGCGCAGTAATAGCCGCTAAAAGTATGATTATTGATGATCGTCGTAAAGATCGAAAAGATGATATCCCAGTTATCTTTAGTAAACAGAAATTCGACGATGACATTGAACTAGAGTGGTTCGAAAGACCAATTTTACAAAAAGAATGA
- a CDS encoding HlyU family transcriptional regulator — protein sequence MGLFSRLFGGAKEQPKVEVEPVEYKGYLIYQEALSEGGQYRIAGRITKQFDDETKTHRFIRSDVLPSENDANEFMLKKAQMFVDQMGDNIFQ from the coding sequence GTGGGACTGTTTTCACGTTTGTTCGGCGGAGCAAAAGAGCAACCTAAGGTTGAAGTAGAGCCAGTAGAATACAAAGGCTATCTCATCTATCAAGAAGCACTATCGGAAGGTGGGCAGTATCGAATTGCAGGGCGAATTACCAAGCAATTTGATGATGAAACCAAGACACATCGCTTTATTCGTTCAGACGTACTTCCAAGTGAAAACGACGCGAATGAGTTTATGCTCAAAAAAGCGCAAATGTTTGTCGACCAAATGGGTGACAACATTTTTCAATAG
- the pntA gene encoding Re/Si-specific NAD(P)(+) transhydrogenase subunit alpha: MQIGVPKEILAGETRVAASPKSVEQLLKLGFDVVVETGAGELASFDNSAFEASGAKIVTTEEVWQSDLILKVNAPLYSEESNEIALLKEGASLISFIWPAQNPELMEQLSSKNINVMAMDAVPRISRAQALDALSSMANIAGYRAVVEAAHEFGRFFTGQITAAGKVPPAKVLVAGAGVAGLAAIGAAGSLGAIVRAFDVRPEVKEQVQSMGAEFLEVDFKEDSGSGDGYAKEMSDEFNKKAAELYAQQAEDVDIIITTALIPGRPAPKLITKEMVDSMKAGSVIVDLAAANGGNCEYTVADQVITTANGVKIVGYTDMVGRLPTQSSQLYATNIVNLLKLLTKEKDGNINIDFEDVVLRGVTVVKEGEVTWPAPPIQVSAQPEQKPAAQPVKPEPKVQEPVSPVKKLAALAIGLSAFGWVASVAPAAFLSHFTVFVLACVVGYYVVWNVTHALHTPLMSVTNAISGIIVVGALLQIGQGNGVVSFLSFIAVLIASINIFGGFTVTKRMLEMFRKD, encoded by the coding sequence ATGCAAATTGGTGTGCCAAAAGAAATACTCGCCGGAGAAACGCGAGTGGCTGCGTCGCCAAAATCGGTAGAGCAGTTATTAAAACTAGGCTTCGACGTTGTCGTTGAAACAGGCGCTGGGGAACTAGCGAGTTTCGACAATTCAGCATTTGAAGCGTCAGGGGCAAAGATTGTTACGACTGAAGAAGTCTGGCAATCAGATCTCATCTTAAAAGTGAATGCACCTCTGTATTCTGAAGAGAGCAATGAAATTGCCCTGCTTAAAGAAGGTGCCAGTCTTATCAGCTTCATCTGGCCAGCCCAAAATCCAGAGTTAATGGAGCAGCTTTCTAGCAAAAACATTAACGTAATGGCAATGGATGCTGTACCGCGTATTTCGCGTGCTCAGGCTCTAGATGCGCTATCGTCGATGGCAAACATTGCTGGTTACCGCGCAGTCGTAGAAGCAGCTCATGAGTTTGGCCGATTCTTTACAGGTCAAATTACCGCTGCAGGTAAAGTGCCACCAGCAAAAGTACTTGTCGCTGGTGCAGGTGTTGCAGGCTTAGCCGCTATCGGTGCGGCGGGAAGCTTAGGTGCTATCGTTCGCGCATTCGACGTACGCCCAGAAGTAAAAGAGCAAGTTCAATCAATGGGCGCTGAATTCTTAGAAGTAGACTTCAAAGAAGATTCAGGTTCTGGCGATGGCTACGCAAAAGAGATGTCTGATGAATTCAACAAGAAAGCGGCTGAACTTTACGCTCAGCAAGCCGAAGACGTTGATATCATCATCACTACAGCGCTTATTCCAGGTAGACCTGCTCCTAAGCTGATCACCAAAGAGATGGTAGACAGCATGAAAGCGGGCAGCGTGATTGTTGACCTTGCTGCTGCAAACGGCGGTAACTGTGAATACACGGTCGCTGACCAAGTTATCACGACGGCAAATGGTGTTAAGATCGTTGGCTATACGGATATGGTTGGTCGCTTACCGACTCAATCCTCTCAGCTTTACGCAACCAACATTGTTAACCTACTAAAACTCCTGACCAAAGAAAAAGATGGCAACATTAACATCGACTTTGAAGACGTCGTTCTACGTGGCGTAACAGTAGTGAAAGAGGGTGAAGTGACTTGGCCTGCACCGCCAATCCAAGTATCCGCTCAGCCAGAGCAAAAACCAGCAGCGCAACCTGTTAAGCCTGAACCAAAAGTTCAAGAGCCTGTTTCTCCAGTTAAGAAGCTAGCAGCACTTGCCATCGGTTTAAGCGCTTTCGGTTGGGTAGCATCTGTAGCACCAGCTGCGTTTTTATCGCACTTCACCGTGTTTGTACTTGCTTGTGTAGTAGGTTACTACGTGGTTTGGAACGTAACACATGCGCTGCATACGCCACTAATGTCGGTAACGAACGCTATCTCAGGCATCATCGTAGTAGGTGCACTACTGCAAATCGGACAAGGGAATGGGGTCGTCTCATTCTTATCTTTCATCGCCGTACTTATAGCAAGTATCAACATTTTCGGTGGTTTCACCGTGACCAAGCGTATGCTTGAAATGTTCCGTAAAGACTAA
- the pntB gene encoding Re/Si-specific NAD(P)(+) transhydrogenase subunit beta codes for MSAGLVQAAYIVAALFFILSLAGLSKQESARSGNYYGIAGMTIALIATIFGPDSEGLVWIIIAMVIGGGIGIHYAKKVEMTEMPELVAILHSFVGMAAVLVGYNSYLDAPVIASLNPQEAHAAHVIHLVEVFLGVFIGAVTFTGSIVAFGKLRGVISSSPLNLPHKHKLNLAAIVVSTLLMIYFVKADGSMFALIVMTLIAFAFGYHLVASIGGADMPVVVSMLNSYSGWAAAAAGFMLANDLLIVTGALVGSSGAILSYIMCKAMNRSFVSVIAGGFGQEVIISDDVEQGEHRETFAEDVADMLKGSKSVIITPGYGMAVAQAQYPVHEITEKLRAQGIDVRFGIHPVAGRLPGHMNVLLAEAKVPYDIVLEMDEINDDFGETDTVLVIGANDTVNPAALEDPNSPIAGMPVLEVWNAKNVIVFKRSMNTGYAGVQNPLFFKENTQMLFGDAKESVDAISKAL; via the coding sequence ATGTCTGCAGGATTAGTACAAGCAGCTTATATTGTTGCTGCATTATTCTTCATATTGAGCTTGGCAGGATTGTCTAAGCAAGAATCAGCAAGATCGGGTAACTACTACGGCATAGCTGGTATGACTATCGCGCTGATCGCAACGATCTTTGGCCCAGACTCAGAAGGCCTTGTTTGGATCATCATTGCTATGGTTATTGGTGGTGGTATCGGTATCCATTACGCTAAGAAAGTTGAAATGACTGAAATGCCAGAGCTTGTGGCAATTCTACACAGCTTTGTTGGTATGGCAGCGGTACTGGTTGGTTACAACAGCTACCTTGACGCGCCAGTGATTGCCTCTTTGAACCCTCAAGAAGCGCATGCAGCACACGTTATTCACTTGGTTGAAGTCTTCCTAGGTGTATTCATCGGTGCTGTAACATTTACAGGCTCTATTGTCGCATTTGGTAAGTTACGTGGCGTGATCTCATCGTCACCATTAAACCTTCCTCATAAACACAAATTGAACCTAGCGGCAATCGTAGTTTCTACGCTACTTATGATCTACTTCGTCAAAGCTGACGGTAGCATGTTTGCTCTTATCGTCATGACACTTATCGCATTTGCATTTGGCTACCACTTGGTTGCTTCAATCGGTGGCGCGGATATGCCGGTAGTTGTTTCGATGCTTAACTCATACTCTGGTTGGGCAGCAGCGGCAGCAGGTTTCATGTTGGCAAACGACCTATTGATTGTTACAGGTGCACTAGTTGGTTCTTCCGGTGCGATTCTGTCTTACATCATGTGTAAGGCAATGAACCGCTCGTTCGTTAGTGTAATCGCAGGTGGCTTCGGCCAAGAAGTAATCATTTCTGATGATGTAGAGCAGGGTGAGCACCGCGAAACTTTCGCAGAAGACGTTGCTGACATGCTTAAAGGCTCAAAATCAGTCATCATCACTCCGGGGTACGGTATGGCAGTAGCACAAGCTCAGTATCCAGTACATGAGATTACTGAGAAGCTACGCGCGCAGGGTATTGACGTTCGCTTTGGTATCCACCCAGTTGCTGGTCGTCTTCCTGGTCACATGAACGTACTACTTGCAGAAGCAAAAGTACCTTACGATATCGTACTAGAGATGGACGAAATCAATGATGACTTTGGCGAAACAGATACTGTTCTGGTTATCGGTGCAAACGACACAGTAAACCCAGCAGCACTTGAAGATCCAAACAGCCCAATCGCTGGCATGCCAGTACTTGAAGTTTGGAATGCGAAAAACGTTATCGTCTTTAAGCGTTCTATGAACACGGGCTATGCTGGTGTTCAAAACCCGCTGTTCTTTAAAGAGAACACGCAAATGCTATTCGGCGATGCGAAAGAGAGCGTAGACGCGATTTCTAAAGCGCTCTAA
- the vxrB gene encoding response regulator transcription factor VxrB, whose protein sequence is MKQTLLLVEDDKNLADGLLVSLEQAGYECFHSETIADVAQYWDKADLVILDRQLPDGDSVTHLPEWKNIKEVPVILLTALVTVKDKVMGLDAGANDYLTKPFAEAELFARIRAQLRAPEGDAIDDSKVTTEHLIIDKATREVQYKDEAITLTRTEFDLLLFLASNLGRVFTRDELLDHVWGYNHFPTTRTVDTHVLQLRQKLPGLEIETLRGVGYKMKA, encoded by the coding sequence GTGAAACAGACACTGCTTCTTGTTGAAGACGACAAAAACTTAGCTGATGGACTTCTAGTGAGTTTGGAGCAAGCGGGATACGAATGCTTCCACTCAGAAACCATCGCTGATGTCGCTCAGTACTGGGACAAGGCAGACTTAGTGATTCTTGACCGCCAACTACCAGATGGTGATTCAGTAACGCACTTACCTGAATGGAAGAATATCAAAGAGGTGCCTGTCATTCTTTTAACGGCTTTAGTTACCGTAAAAGACAAAGTCATGGGCTTAGACGCAGGTGCGAACGATTACCTAACCAAACCTTTCGCTGAGGCGGAACTGTTTGCACGTATTCGAGCGCAACTTCGTGCGCCAGAGGGAGACGCTATTGACGATAGCAAAGTCACCACTGAACACTTAATTATTGATAAAGCGACACGCGAAGTTCAATACAAAGACGAAGCGATCACGCTAACACGTACTGAGTTCGATCTACTGCTATTCTTGGCGAGTAACTTAGGTCGAGTGTTCACACGTGACGAGCTGCTTGATCACGTTTGGGGCTACAACCACTTCCCAACAACACGTACAGTAGATACACACGTACTACAGCTACGTCAGAAGTTACCAGGCCTCGAGATCGAGACGCTACGTGGCGTTGGCTATAAAATGAAAGCTTAA
- a CDS encoding DUF2861 family protein has protein sequence MFRTATLIGALLLSAPLSAAQIPWFESNSPLTQAHKHLLDGDLPGMFTSLVEVWQLEKNESLIPHLNDLFLQSLEVDCGKGLDNKSLPDWINSVVIRRTEIQSPGRDSYRAIVEVGASKELKEISLTRWVSKVLSTDTTLTQLSNEGESKFTRYIKRYNLNSRVKMGLYRVDITATDETSWSSWLLLGEPKAKVSVRWNAKAQWKIEKNALLNRHCPLPKLDTEIYDYVDGTYSQVWGESYDSDYPTSLGNIPVEPGRYVLAVSMKHQRWQGPIIVEQSQIISKTYDVSVDE, from the coding sequence ATGTTTAGAACAGCGACATTAATTGGTGCACTATTATTGAGTGCACCTCTTTCAGCCGCACAAATTCCGTGGTTTGAAAGTAACTCACCTTTAACTCAAGCGCACAAGCACCTGCTTGATGGCGATTTGCCGGGCATGTTCACCTCGTTGGTCGAAGTGTGGCAACTTGAGAAAAATGAAAGTCTTATCCCGCACCTCAACGACCTTTTTCTACAATCTCTTGAAGTTGACTGCGGCAAGGGGCTTGATAACAAATCTCTCCCTGACTGGATAAACAGCGTCGTTATTCGTCGTACTGAGATCCAAAGCCCGGGTAGGGATTCTTACCGTGCAATCGTTGAAGTCGGTGCGAGCAAAGAACTCAAAGAAATCTCTTTAACACGTTGGGTGTCAAAGGTGCTATCTACCGATACGACGCTCACTCAATTGTCGAATGAAGGTGAAAGCAAGTTCACTCGATATATTAAGCGCTACAACTTGAACAGCCGTGTAAAAATGGGCCTTTATCGTGTCGATATCACCGCAACGGATGAGACCTCGTGGAGTTCGTGGTTGTTACTAGGAGAGCCTAAGGCGAAAGTATCTGTTCGCTGGAACGCCAAAGCGCAGTGGAAAATAGAAAAGAATGCACTCTTAAACCGGCATTGCCCACTTCCTAAGCTAGATACCGAAATATACGATTATGTCGATGGTACCTATAGCCAAGTGTGGGGTGAGAGCTACGATTCCGACTATCCGACCTCATTAGGTAATATCCCCGTTGAGCCTGGACGGTACGTTCTTGCCGTTTCAATGAAACATCAACGCTGGCAAGGGCCAATTATTGTAGAGCAATCACAAATAATTAGTAAAACGTATGATGTTTCAGTGGATGAATAG